A region of the Oculatellaceae cyanobacterium genome:
TCCTAATGAAGTAAAAGTCGGTGGAGGTGGTAGCAAATCAGCCAATATATCAGTTAAAGAAATGCTACCTCTATTTTTGGGGGTGGGCGTTGGTTTGCTATTGGTAGGAGCGGTAGGTGGGTTATGGCTTTTTCTGCAACAGCAAACTACAGTATTGCAGGAGCGCCAAGTTGCTTTAGATAAAGAACTAGCGCGTTTAAAAGGATTAGATGATCAAGTAAAACAAATTAACGACCAGATTACCCAAGTTACAGGACAGACAAAAGATTTAGCGAGTGTATTTAATCAAATCAAGCCTTGGTCGGCTATTTTAGAGGATATTCGCGATCGCATTCCCCCAGGTGTGCAAATCGATACAATCCAACAAACAGCAGCCACTGCTCCTCTACCAATTGTTAGTGCTTCCCCAAGTGCTAGTGCTTCCCCAAGTGCTACCGCACCAGCTACTCCACCGAGTCCACAACCTGTAACTAAAATTCAAATTCAAGGAACTGCTCGTTCTTTTAATGATGTCAATGATTTTTTATTAACTTTACAAAGATCTGCCTTTTTTCAGGACAATCAAACTCAGTTAGTCACAGCAAAACTAATTGATAGCCCTATAAAAATAGAAACCCAAAAATCTAAAGAGGAAAAAGAAAGTAATTTAGAGTTTAAATTACCAAAGGTAGTGCAGTATACAATTGAAGCAAACCTGAACGATGTAACTGCTGCAAAATTATTAAGAGAATTAGAGCGTAAAGGCGCTGTAGGGTTAGTAACTAGAATTAGAACCCTTCAGGACAAAGGAGTAATTGAAAAATGACTTATACTGAAGAATTTATCCCTGGTGATTTAGATCAAGATCTGCAAGAAGGCCCCAGTTATCCAAGTGCCTTTGGGATTACGTTCACTCCTATAATTGGGGGTGCAATTTTTGCGATTATAGGTTTAATAGGCGCAGGCTATTTATTCGCAAATACAGTACTACCTGCTTATCAAAGCAACCAAGAACTGCAAGCAAAGATTGATGAGACAGAAACTCAAATTCAACAAAGGCAAGGTAGTCAACAAAAAATTAATGAGGCTCAACAAAAACTTGATTTAGCCAAACGTCAGAAACAAGAAGTATTAGCTTTATTTGCTAAAGAAAAAACTTTAGATACCTTATTAATTGATATTAATGGCTTTATTAATGCTAGACAAGGAAGCTTGCAAGGATTTGAGCCGGAAAAACTCGATCCTCTTGCTAGTGTAATCAAGGATGGTTCATTAGGGGCAAATTTAGATAATAAAGTCAAAAGACAGGGTGCTACAGTTTCAATAGAAGGAAGCTTTGATCAAATTCAGTCAATATTGCGTAGCGTTGAGCGGCTTGAACAATTATTGTTGATTAGAGATTTTAAAGCCGACTTAGATAAGTCAACCCAAAAAGTCAAGGTCGATCTTCAAGGTAAAGTTATACCTCAAGGAAACTCAACGACTAACATTAAAACAACTTTTAAAGTTAATGCAATCATTCCCTTAACCCCCGAAGAAGCTGCTGCTGCTGCTGTACAACCAAAAAAATAAGTATCAAAACTTAATTTAGTTGTTTTGTTCTAATTTTTTGGTAGGTTCAGGCAGAAGTGCAGCTATTAATTAAATGACTTTTGTTGGTATGTATTGTGAGGAAAAAAACGTGAGACAGCTTCAGAAATTAGGTGGAATTTGTGTAGGAGGAATAGTAGTTGCTATCTCTGTGCAACCAGGATGGGCAGCTATGACCCCTGTGACACAGGGTGAAGTTAATTTAATTCCCACAAATTTAGAGATTAAATCTGAAGGTTCAGTTGTTGAGGTTGACAGCAAAAACTTCAGCTTAATACCAACAAGTGCAACGCAGACAACTAAAGATGATGAAAAAGTAGGGGTAAAGAAATCAGGAAGCAGGGTAGAAGACTACCAACAAGGGGTAGGGTTTAGATCAAAAGAAAACTCAACTAAGGGAGATTGGATCAATAAGGGGCAAGAGTTATTGATCAAATCTTCAGGGGAAACAACTTTCTCTGCGTACCAACTCCCCTCTGCTTTTAATCAAGGCTTAAGTGCTAATGGCACAAAGATTTTGGCTCAGACACCAACTCAAACGCCAACTCAAACAACACCTTTTCCCGTCAGACCTGATGTTTTAGTTCCTAATCCTGAAATTATAATTCAAGGCAATCCTGCCCCGGCTGCGGGTTCTTTTCAGCCTGTGGCACCAACAACACCATTATTACCTAGAGCGATCGCACCCCCAGTAGGTGATATTTCTGTTTCCAATATTAACGCCGCTTCTGACGCGGTAGATTTGGGTACAACAGCGCGTGTACCTAAGCTGGTATTGAAAGATGCTCCAGTAAGAGAAGTATTAGAATTGTTGGCGCGTTCTGCTGGTCTTAACCTTGCTTTTAGTTTAGGCAATGCTGGTGCTACAACTGGCGGTGCGGCTGGTGCGGCAGGAACGACAGGACTCGCTCCAATTTCTCTTAATTTAGAAAATGAACCAGTTCAAGAAGTTTTCAATTACGTTCTGGCTATTTCTGGTTTACAAGCTAACAGAATCGGACGCACAATTTTTGTAGGTACCCAATTGCCTCAAGGTGTTCGCAATATTATTGTTCGTAGCTTACGTCTCAATCAAGTTACAGTTGGGCAAGCAGCAGGGTTCTTGCTAACTCAAGGAGCAGAGCAACAGCAGGCAACAACTGCAACTTCAGTTACGGCTGTAATAGATCCTGCTCCACCTTCCGCCGCATCCGGAGGCACAGGTGGCGTAAGCACCACAATTGCTACTCTTCCGCTTGCAAAGATTACTAATACAACAAATTCAGTTACCAGAGTAGCGACAGCCGCAGATGCTCAAACTGTGGGGCAGGGGCCTTCAGGAGCTTTACTACTGAGGGGATTAGGAATTTCTATTGATGAGCGCCTTAATACTATTACTTTAGTTGGTGAACCGCGTAAGGTGGAGCTTGCCTCAGCATTATTAACGCAGCTAGATATGCGTAAGCGCCAAGTAGCTGTGAATGTCAAGATAATTGATGTCAACTTATTGGATACTAATAACCTGAATACAAGTTTTTCCTTTGGATTAGGTAACGCTTCAATAGGGATTAACAATGTAACTGAAACAGTTACTGGTGGAGGAGGAAGAATTAGTTATTCATCAGGTAACTTTGTAGCTAGCTTGCTAGCGCAAGTTGTCAATGGCAACGCCAAGATATTAACTGATCCAACTTTGGTACTCCAAGAAGGAGAAAGAGCTACTGTCAACCTATCACAAGAAGTATTGGGAGGGTTTGAAACCACATACCAAGTAGTTAATAATGTTGCTATTCCAACTACTGAGCCAATTATCAAAAATGCTGGCTTAATTCTGGATGTTCAAGTATCTAGAATTGACGACAACGGTTTTGTTACTTTAAACGTTAATCCGACTATCTCTGCACCCGCAACTTCGGTAGAAACTACTCAAGGCACCATCACGCTATTGCAATTGCGGACAGCCCAATCTGGACAATTGCGATTGCGAGATGGACAAACGCTAATTATGTCAGGCATTATTCAGGAAACTGACCAGACAACAGTTACCAAAGTTCCGATTTTAGGAGATATTCCACTATTAGGCGCGTTGTTTAGAAGGAATAACCGACAAAATCAGCGCAATGAGGTAATTGTGTTGCTAACCCCTCAAATTATGGATGACTCCAATCGCTCGGCGTTTGGTTACAATTACAACCCTAGTTCCGAGGTACGTCAGATATTGCAGCAGCCTGGTTCCCCTACTCCAGGTAGCAGCCAGTAATTTCTAGAGACGCGAAATTTCGCGTCTTTATGGGCGTTACGCACCAAAAGCCTGCTAGATCCCCCCTAGCCCCCCTTAAGAAGCAGGGGGATATTGAAGTAAGGATTAAAACTAAAAACCCACTTCAATCTTGGGTCGAAAGTACCTTTTCAGGTAAAAAATAGTGATATAAATACCCAAAAAGACGGAAATCAATATAAATTAAAGGTTTCAACGATCCATATCCGGCTTGCAGACCTTAGAATATTGCAGTGAAACTTCGATACTGCGAGAGTTTCAGCGATTTTAAATTGGAATGCTATTACCATAAGTTGTTGAGCTTTCAATGCTGAAGCCTCAGATCGATTTTTTAACTCGGTTCAGTAAACAAAATTAGGAGATTTCTCATGAATAAAGGCGAATTAGTCGATAAGGTGGCTGAGAAAGCAACTGTTACCAAAAAGCAAGCTGATGCTGTGTTGACTGCTGCGTTGGAATCCATCATGGAAGCGGTTTCTGAAGGTGATAAAGTCACTTTAGTTGGCTTTGGCTCATTTGAATCACGAGAACGTAAAGCTCGTGAGGGTCGCAATCCTAAGACTGGTGAAAAGATGGACATTCCAGCAACCAAGGTTCCGGCTTTTTCTGCGGGTAAGTTGTTCAAGGATAAAGTCGCTCCTAGCGAAGATTAATTTTCTTCTAGGGCGGAATTTTACTTTGAATCGACCTGTACATGGGGGAAATTTAGCCTGGGCAGCCGCGCTGGCGGGCTGTTCCCCTTCCCTAATTGTTGATTTTTCTGCCAGTATCAACCCGTTGGGGCCTCCGCTATCGGCACTAGCCGCTATAAGATCGCATCTAACGGCTCTAGCAGCCTATCCCAACCCAGATTATTACCCTTTACGTACAGCACTCAGTCAAGTGCATCAACTCTCCCCTGACTGGGTGCTACCTGGAAACGGTTCAGCAGAGTTATTAACTTGGGCGGGTTGGGAATTATCAAAGCTGGATGTAACTGCTTTGGTTACTCCAGCTTTTAGCGATTACTGGCGATCGCTCAAAACGTTTGGTACAAATGTACTTGAGTGTCCTCTGGCCGATTTTGGCTTATCAGGTAGGAATCTGGAAACAGAGATTTTAGATTTGGGATTAATTAACCAAAAGCTAAAATCTCTAAATCCCAGCCGTAGCGGTTTGTTGCTGAATAATCCCCACAATCCTACAGGTCAACTTTTTTGTAAGGAAGCTATTCTGCCTTACTTGGAAGAATTTGCAATGGTGGTGGTGGATGAAGCTTTTATGGATTTTCTTCCTCCAGAGCAACAACAAAGCTTAGTATCACAGGTAGAGGATTATCCGAATTTGGTGATTTTGCGATCGCTCACTAAATTTTACAGTTTGCCAGGGTTACGCTTAGGTTATGCGATCGCCCACCCTGACCGCCTACAACGCTGGCAAAACTGGCGTGACCCTTGGCCCGTTAATACCTTAGCTGCTGCTGCTGGTGAGGCTGTTATTCAAGATACCGACTTTCAACAACAAACTTGGGAATGGTTGGAACCTACTCGAAAAGAGTTATTTGAAGGTTTAGCCAAATTACCAGGACTGCAACCCTACAAAGGCGCAGCTAATTTCTTATTAATTCGTACAGAACAACCGAGTTCACAAGTGCAGAAAAAACTGCTCCAGCATAGTAAGATTTTGATTCGTGATTGTCTGAGTTTTCCAGAATTAGGCGATCGCTATTTTAGGGTAGCTGTGCGTTCTGTTGCAGAGAATCAGCGTTTACTATCCGCTTTAGCTGCAATTCTCGATCCTAGCTATAAACAAGAATATGGCAGTTGAATTCGACCTAGTAGCGATCGGTAACAATACTGCTGCTATCTCTGCCGCAGTTGCAGCCGCCCGTTTGCAAGCGCGTGTTGCACTGGTAACGCCTCAGCTTGATCTTAAAACTAACTTAGAAGGTACTACTAAGCTAGAACTTAGTTCTATATACAATCAAGCTTTAACTTCTTTCGCACAAGTTGCTTATAAAATTGATAATGCCGCTAACTACGGCATCTATCGAGAGAATGATTTAAATAAAAATCAATTATCAACTTATCCTCAACTTAACGCAGCTTGGGAGTGGGCTAAAGCTGTAGTCTCCACTATTGAAGAACAGCATTCCCTCGCAGTATTGGGATCTTTAGGTGTTGATGTTATTGCTGGAAACGGTGAATTTTGCCGTCAACCTCACTTGGCATTTGTTGTCAAAAATAGACATTTACGCGCCCGTAGTTATCTCATAGCAACTAATTCTCGTCCAGTTATTCCCTATATTGATGGTTTAGAAACTACTGGTTATCTCACAGCAGTCAACTTTCAGCAGTCACTTTCCCAAAAAGTACCCCAAAGCTGGATAGTGATAGGCAGTGGCGCTGTGGCTACTGAAATATCTCAAACTCTTGTGCGGTTGGGTGCAAGTGTGACGCTGATAGTTAAAGGTGCGCGGATATTGCCTCAAGAAGATTTAGAAGTATCTCAGCTAGTGCAAGCGCAACTAGAAGCCGAAGGTGTCCGCATTCTTACTGAAACTAAGGTAGAGCAAGTTAAACGGATTGATTCTAAAAAGTGGGTGCTGGCTGGTAATAAAGCGATAGAAGTAGATGAAATATTTTTGGCAGTAGGATTTCAGCCGAATATTGAAGGTTTAAATTTAGAGGGCGTTGGCGTAAAGATTAATCGACGTGGTTTGCAACTTAATGAAAAGTTGCAAACCACTAATCCCCGCATTTATGGTTGTAGAGATGTGATTAAGGGGTATCAGTTTCTCCACCTTGCTGATTATGAAGCTAAAGTTGCTTTAAAAAATGCTTTGTTTTTTCCTATATTTAAAGTAAATTATCGTGGGATTCCTTGGACAATATCTACTGATCCTCAGTTAGCGCGGGTTGGGATGACTGAGGCGCAAGCGATCCGGCGGTATGGTAAGGATGTGATGGTGTTGCGGCAATACTTTAAGAGTGTGAGTAAGGCTGTAATCACTGGAGAAATTACAGGTTTATGTAAAATCATTGTGCGCCGAAATGGTGAGATTTTAGGTGCTGTGATAGTTGGTGCAGAAGCGGGGGAGTTGATTAGTGCGATCGCCCTAGCGATGCGACAGAAGTTAAAGATCAGTGTGATCGCTAATTTACCCCACATTTCTCCCACCCTGTCAAAAATCGTTACCCAAACCGCCGCAGAGTGGAACAACCTACACCTGAGTAATAATACTTTTTTACAAGACTTACTAGAAAACTTTTTTAATGTATGCAGATCGTGGTCTTCGTAGTAAACTAGATAGGCTTTACGGTTTTATGTAAAAATCCTCAAAATTACTGGAACCCCTATAAGCGTCGTCAACCAATTGCTAACGTCTAATGGATCGATTTCGAGTAGAAGTTATTGCCAAAACACCCAATCCTCAGCAGGTGATTTATTCGGCATTACACCAAGATTATACGAATGCTTTTGTATTTGACGAACGCGACTCCTGGCCATCAGAAGAAGAATGCGGTGAGATTATTGTCAAACGTTTATTAGCAGGAGATAGGGGACATTACGGATGTCTAGAACACCCACAAATTATCTTTAATTGTGGCTATTTTCCTCACAGCGTAATGCAACAAGCGCGTACTCATAGAGTAGGCGTAAGCTTTGATGTGCAATCCTTCCGCTATACAGGTCTACACATGATTGATATAGTAGAAGGCAAGAAAGATGTAGAAGAAGCTTTTTATCTTCGTCCTGTTGGCTATTATTCTGACCGTCAAGGCAAGAAATATTACTATTCACCTGAGCAAAGAGAAGCAGACTTAAAATGGTGTTTGGAAGCTGCTAAAAGATACCAACTTGATATTGAAGCTGGTATGGCAGAAGAACACGCTAGAGGTAAGCTTCCTTTTGATTACCGTCAGCATTTTATAGTAAGTTTTAATTTACGTTCTTTTTTGCATTTTTGCGATCTAAGAAATAAGAAAAATGCTCAGTTAGAAATTCAACAGCTTTGTGAGTTAATGTGGCCTCATGTGAAAGAGTGGACTCCAGAAGTTGCACAGTGGTATGAAAATACTCGTTTAGGAAAAGCTAAGTTAGCACCGTAAAAAAGATAATTTAATTATTATTACTTCTGATAATAAATATTGTTTTTACACTGCAATTAAATTTAGCTATAATTCAGGAAAAAATGGAACTAAAAATTATCAAGTTGAGTGACTCAGCAGAAATACCCAGATATGCACATATTAATGATGCTGGGTTGGATTTATTTTCTCTTGATGATACAGAAATAGCTGCTGGAGATAGTCAATTAATTCATACTGGGATATCAATAGAATTACCACCTGGAACAGAAGCACAAATTCGTCCTAGAAGCGGATTAGCTCTCAAACATCAAATAACTGTTCTTAATACTCCAGGCACTATTGATGAAGGGTATCGCGGAGAAATTGGTGTAATCTTAATCAATCATGGAAAAAATACCTTTAAAGTAACTAAAGGTATGAAAATTGCTCAAATGGTAATTGCATCAGTAATTAGAGTTGAAGTTACAGAGGTGGAAAGTTTAAGTTCAACCTTGAGAGGAGATAATGGTTTTGGCTCAACAGGATTTAACTAAAAATTACTATTCATGCAAACTATATTCAATTTAGACGAATCCTCCCAAAGACCAACATGGGATGAATATTTCCTGATGTTGGCAAAATTAGCTGCAACTCGCTCAACTTGCTTGGCGTTTCCTGTTGGTGCAGTTATTGTTAAAGATCGGCAGATATTAGCCACAGGTTACAATGGCTCACCATCTGGTTCTGTACATTGTACGACACAAGGATATTGCTATCCTGGTTTGAGTAGCTGTGATGCGAGTAAGAGTATGCCATCGCGTTCGGTACACGCAGAAGCAAATGCGATCGCACAAGCTGCTAAACATGGCATTGCTACTACTGGCGCTAGTATTTACGTTACCCTAGAGCCTTGTCTGTCCTGCTTGAAGTTGATAATTTCTTCTGGAATTAGAGAAGTTTTTTATGAAACTCCTTTTAATAAAGGAGAAAGTATCTTTGTGAGAGATTCCTTTATAGAAGATGGTTTAGTTACTTTAAAACAAATTCATCTTAGTAATGCGATCGCACAACGCGGAGCTTACTTTCTCCTCAATCCCACATCTGTGGCTACAACAACCACAAATTCTTTACCCACCCCATGAATTAAGGGCGGTGACTGCGGCGAATTTCCGTAATTTGATCGGCTACATCCAGAAGCGCCTCTGGCATATCTGGCCCCGTGAGAATAATATCTACATGATTAGGGCGGAGTTCTAAAAACCTTAATACCTCATCTTGGGGAATTAAACCAAAATTAATCGCCAAGCTTAATTCATCTAGAACAACTAAAGAGTATTCGCCTTCAAATACCACCTTTTGAGTATATTTCCACAGATCTCGCAAAGATTCTGCCTCTACGGGATCTAACTGTGGCGTATCAATACAACGCGGTAAATCACAGCGCATCCAAACTAAATTTTCCCCTAAGCGCACAGGATGCTCATATCCCTGATTTAATCCACCCTTAAGAAATTGCACCACTAGAACTGAGGTTCCCTGTCCTGCAATTCTAAGTGCCTGTGCCATTACGTTAGTAAAAAAGTTGCGATGAGAACTGGTAAATACTTGTACGAGTCCTTCAACGGTGTAGGGTAGGCGACAAGGAGAGTCGAGAGTAGGAGTTTCTAGCTGTGCAACCATGTGGCAAATTTTAGTGATGGGTTAAGTGTAAATATAGAATAATTACTGACAACCTTAAATCTAGCAGCCGATATATAGTGTATTTTTTTGTTATTCATCTTAGTCAAACACTAGATATGTACTTACGTCAAGTGGCATGAGGGGATGATCTAGTAGAGACATACCATGCTACGTCTCTACATTAAATATTTGTCGCGCTCATTTTCCGAATTGGTAGAACCATTAAACATAAATTGTATGAACCCCCTCCTTAATAAGGGGAGGGGTTCTTTTATCCCACAAAACTATAAAATCTGTTTTTCAGGAGCTTTATGTATTTTTGCATCCTGGGGAATTACACTAATACTGCCATCAGCTTCCATAAAAGCAGCTTTGACATCATCAAGTTTTTGCACACCATGTTGACGTAGCAAGCGCATCAACTCATCTTTAGTTAACAATTCTTCCTCCATATTTTCAGGAAGCATACGACCTTGAGTTACTAATGGTTTTGGCGGTGGATTTAACCAACGTTGAAAAGCTGGAAATTTAAAGCCTAACCAGTTCAAACTATAACTCCAAAAAATAATCGTTGAAACTAACAAAGCTCCATCTGTGATAGAAGTATAATCGCTAGACATCGCATTTTCAGCAGCATTTGCAAAAAGAATTACTACTAGCAAGTCAGCAATTCCCACTGCTCCTATTTGTCTATTTGGCAGAAAACGCAGGATTGCAAATAGCATAAAATAAACTATTGTTCCACGTATAAATAACTCAGCAAAAGAACTGCCAGGAATAAAAAGTTTATACCAATCAACCTTAAACAAAAAATCCATAAATGCCTCAATATATTAGGCTGTTTGAAAAATTGAATTTTATCTTAATATTTATTTGTGCTTATCTGCGTCCATCTACGGTTAATTCTCTAAAATTTGACTCCTTTAATAAACAACCATAAGTTTTTACTCACGAACCTTATCTAAAAATTTATTCTCTCTCCTCTCTCTTTCCCCTCTCTCCTCCCTCTCTTAAGGTGCAGCTAACATCCCTCCGCCTAATCCAGCATCACGCAATCTAGTAGCGCCAATATTGCGGCTTAACACAGCTAAACCTGCTAAATGTGCTTGTAACCCTGCTGTACTAGCACAGCAATCTGTTAATACGATGGGTTCAATACCAAGATCAAAAATATCCATCGCAATTTTTAATACACACATATCAGTATCAATACCAACTATTAGCACGTTTTTAATATTATGCTGATGCAAATAATCAGCTAACTCATTAGGTAAACCACAAAGACCTAACTTAGAAAATATCAAATCTTGTTCTGCAAATGATTCTAATTCTGGGGCAAGGTTTGTTTCTGGTTCACAATTACAACCTTCCCAACCTAAGAAACGACTATAAGGGGCATCGGATTGATTAATAAATCTAGTAAATAAAATTGGTGAATAGCGATCGCGCTCGATTAACTGAACTATCCTTTGGGGAATATGATGTGTAAAATCGTTGATAAAACCACACTGCACATCAACAATTAGTAATGCCTCAGACATATCCACGCTCCTTTACACTGGTACAGTTCGTTTAGTTAAACTTGCCACGACTTTAACTAATTCATTTAAATCAACGGGTTTGGGAACGTGGTTTTGAAAACCTGCTGCGATCGCACGATTACGATCTTCTTCTCTAGCATAAGCCGTTAGTGCGATCGCAGGAATTTGCTGCTTATCTCCCTCCAAATTTCTCACCTGATGAATTAACTCATATCCATCTACTTCCGGCATTCCAATGTCGCTAATTAACACATCCAGCTGCAACTTAGAAAGCGCATTCAACGCTTCATCCGCCGAGGTCGCTGTTGTCACCACTGCGCCATACTCCTCCAATCCGGCTGCTAGAAAATCAAGGGAGTCTATTTGATCGTCAATTACAAGTATCTGCACACCCTGAAGAATCAGAGCATTTTTAACAACACTATCTTCAGCCGTCGTTTTTACTTCTGAACCATCCTTATTTTCAATACTTTTGGCTAGCAAGTTAGTAGCTATAGGTAGCTTAACCGTAAATGTTGCACCTAACCCTTCTCCTAAACTTGTAGCATGGACAGTACCACCGTGTAATTCTACTAAATGACGCACGATCGCTAATCCTAAACCTAACCCTGTATGCGATCTTGTAGTTGTACCATCAGCTTGACGGAAGCGATCAAAAACATAAGGTAAAAAGTTAGGATTGATACCTCTACCCGTATCACTGACTTGAATTTCCACCTCGGAATTTATATATTCCAGCCTTACTTCAACCCGACCGTGATTAGGTGTAAACTTAATCGCATTAGAAAGCAAATTCCATAAAATTTGTTGTAAGCGGTCTGAATCACCTAAAATTACATGATTTGATGCAGCTAATACCGTATTTAGTTGAATTTCTTTAGCATCTGCTGCTGGGCGCACAGCATTAATTGCTGCTTCAATAACTGCTATAAGTTCAACCGGACGGATATTAAGGCGATGTTTACCTGTAATAATCCGTGCAACATCCAAAATATCTTCAATTAATTGTGATTGAACATTAGCATTGCGTTCAATCGTTTCTAAAGCGCGAGTAGTAGTAGCTTGATCAAATGTTCGTGTACGAAGTAATCTAGCCCAACCCAGCATAGAATTTAGGGGAGTACGCAACTCGTGAGAAAGCGTTGCTAAAAACTCATCTTTAATTCGGTTAGCTTGCTGCAATTCTTCTGCACGTTTTTGCAAAGTCTCTTCAAGAGATTTACGTTCAGTAA
Encoded here:
- a CDS encoding isochorismatase family cysteine hydrolase codes for the protein MSEALLIVDVQCGFINDFTHHIPQRIVQLIERDRYSPILFTRFINQSDAPYSRFLGWEGCNCEPETNLAPELESFAEQDLIFSKLGLCGLPNELADYLHQHNIKNVLIVGIDTDMCVLKIAMDIFDLGIEPIVLTDCCASTAGLQAHLAGLAVLSRNIGATRLRDAGLGGGMLAAP
- a CDS encoding response regulator, which produces MDEQPQITILNVDDSTVGRYAITRTLQQAGFAVKEAATGKEALRLAAQLPDLIILDVKLPDISGFQVCETIKANPETFSIPILHLSAKYVSSEDKVQGLDSGADAYLVQPVEPIELIATVKALLRIKQAEEIAKSVAQQWNTTFDSINDGVCLLDSEGIILRCNHAIIDLFDNLRQELVGQSFSEIAESFFDSNQRDELTNIHHTDIRKVLELRSGNRWFRVTVDPVLNKRGVCTGSVYILSDITERKSLEETLQKRAEELQQANRIKDEFLATLSHELRTPLNSMLGWARLLRTRTFDQATTTRALETIERNANVQSQLIEDILDVARIITGKHRLNIRPVELIAVIEAAINAVRPAADAKEIQLNTVLAASNHVILGDSDRLQQILWNLLSNAIKFTPNHGRVEVRLEYINSEVEIQVSDTGRGINPNFLPYVFDRFRQADGTTTRSHTGLGLGLAIVRHLVELHGGTVHATSLGEGLGATFTVKLPIATNLLAKSIENKDGSEVKTTAEDSVVKNALILQGVQILVIDDQIDSLDFLAAGLEEYGAVVTTATSADEALNALSKLQLDVLISDIGMPEVDGYELIHQVRNLEGDKQQIPAIALTAYAREEDRNRAIAAGFQNHVPKPVDLNELVKVVASLTKRTVPV